CTTCCCGCGCTCCATGGCTTTCTTCTTGGGCGTGGCGGCGACGGTGTTCTCAATGGATTTCTGGTGTCACAGCAAGAATTAATTTGAGCAAATTGTACGACAAGAATtgtaagaaataaaaaaaatcgagCTTTATTTGATCACATCTTTACCTTCTGCGACTTGGCACTGTGGCTGCTGTTGTTACGGAGCGAGTTCTCGTCGAGCTCGGCCATGGGGTTGCGCCTGTACGGGGACTGCTCCGCCTTTCTGGACGAGCTCCGGCTCAGCGCTGGCgtcggccccgccgccggcccgcagcCAGCATTCTCATTCGCCGGCACTATCCTCGCGGGAGAGCTCGACCTCGGAGACGCGCACCTCTTCCCTGACGCTGCcgcgggcgacggcgcgcgccccttctccctcgCGGGAACGGACACCATCTTCCCGGGCTGCTGCCTCgcgcgctccccgccgccggatgAGTCCGCCGTCACCGCAGAGGCCGCGGCGCCATCCGTGCGCCGCCCCGGCGACCGGCTGGCcctccggctcccgctcccgccgccgccgccgctcctctcccGGCTCCCCGACCGCTTCCGCTGCGGCGAGCCGCGGTGCGGCGACGGCCTCaacaccgcagccgccgccccctgcctcTCCCAATCCTcgtccgcgccaccgccggaccTCGCGTCCTGGTCGAAGTCGTAGCTGCGCTTGGACCCCGAGCGCCTCCTGCGGTGTCCGGCCGCCGCGTCGCTCGACGCCGCCCTCCCGGCCCCCGACGAGCTCCTGCTGAGGCGGCCGCACTGGATGAGGATCGCGTCCACCTCCTCCTTGGTGCAGCTCGACGTGCGCACCGGCGCCGagggcaccaccaccacgggCAGCGGCTTCTCGCCCGCTGCCGGCTCCTGCGATCCCGGCcgcttcttcctctcctcccctcccgccgCAGCGTCCTTGGTCCTCACGACGAGCACCGCGGTCTTGCCTGCCGCGTCCGGTTCCCCCGCCGGCTTGGCCGCCGGCTTGGCCGCCCTCTTGGGCTGATGCACCGTCTTCTTGGCCTTGTCGTCGGCGATGTTTGCGGGCTTCTTGGCGCCACCGGCCGGCGTGGCCGGCGGCTTCTTCTTGCTGCAGCAGAGGCCCATGGCGGCTTCCTCAACGAGCTCCGACCTTCGATCGAGCtggccggctggagctgagggaAAAGAGTGACTCGGGACTGTGACGTGGTGCTATTTAAGCAGCGCGTGGGGAGGTGCGATTAGCGAATTGATTGCGTGTTAGCGTGCGTGGTGCTCCGTGTTACCACGCGCCCGATGAGCAAAGCTGACGCGAGGCGAGGCGGAGATTTCAAATCGCCCCCTCCTCTCGCGGTCGCGGATCGCGTCGAGGCTCGtgcgcgcacgcacgcacgtgGGGAGGCGTGAGGGGGGCATCACTGGCTGGACACGGTGCGGTGGACCGACGGGGCGTTTGTCGCCGTGGGACCGGACGCTCGGTGGACGGGTGTACGACGAACGGGTCCAGGGGGTTCGGCTGGCGGCTCGGTGGGGACGCTATCCGTTAGAACCTCGCGCGGGCCCTGGATCTTGATCCTTGATCACCTCATCATCTCGCCTTCAAAATGCTCCCCCGCTGTACCAGCAGCCGGCCTCCGGCAGCGTCAGAGACGCGTGTACTAGTACTGTGCTGATCTGGAATGGGAAATGCACGGGGAAGCAAGCGATAGCTTAGCTTGCGACTCTGCGAGCAAGCTTTGCAAGACGGAGATAAAAATTATTTCCAGGTCACAGCTGATCTGTGCTTTGGGCGACGGCGCCAGAAAAATTTGTTTCCACTCCATGGCCGTTGCACTTTTTCTTTCCATGGGCCGCCAGTGCCAGGAATTAGCCTAGCCCCCCATGCATCTGTATGGTGAGTTGGCGACCAACCACGAGCCATGGCGATTCAAACGGCGGGCGTTCGCAACGGGCGCCACCTGCGAGCAGCAGAGCCTCACCTCACCTAACGGCCAACGGCTACTACGAGCGATCGAGTCGCGTCGCAGCCCCTGGTGGCCTGGTGGATCCAGGATTCCTTTTGCCGCGCGAGCTGCAAGCAGCAGAGGCCGACCGTTGCGGGTTCGCCATCCCACTTCCACCCTACTAAAATACTCCTCTCTTTTGAACGAGAGCCGACCGTTGGAGAGCGcagcgcgtgcgtgcgtgcgtgcagggAGTACTTGCCAATGCCATAGGGCGCTGCCGCTGCGTGCCTGCGTCACCTGCCGATCCGCGGCCGCATCTCCCGTCggttgcggcggcggcatccaGCACCCGCGCCGGATGGGGATCGGGCTCGCCTGATCTCTCACGTGACGGCCCGGTTACCCGATGCCTTCTTAATTAACCGGATCCACCAGCTTTGGCTGGCCACTGAAAACAACCGGATCCAATGCCGCTGCAGCTACAACCACCGTGCAATGCATGATTACGTTACATACGAGCTGCCACTAGTAAGTACTGGACCTGATGAATGGCCCAGGTGGCGTCATAATTCCTACACGGCCCTGGCAACAACATCGATCGGGCCGGCGCACGGCACGAATTGAAGAACCGGGCACGACATGAAATGATGAACTGCGCGTAAAATGGTCCTGGATCCGCAGAAACGCGGACGGATGAGGCAGGTCGTTGTAAATTCCGCGCACAGGATGGAAAAACCGCGACCTGAGATTAGCAGGAATGCACATGTAAATTCTGCCGATCGAGGAGTATGTAAGATTCGAacgaagcccccccccccccccccccccttggtgCGTAGTCAGAGAACTTTGTTCCGCAAAGGCTGAAAACGTGAGACGAAAAGGGGACGTGCTGTTTTTCCTTCCTTTTACAGGCCAATCAGcgagggagaaaaaaaaaagcttgcTTGTGCTTCGTGACCTCTCTCTCCACTGCTTTCGATGCCTTCAACGCAATTCGTTGGAGTACGAGGGCGACTGCGCGAGCGGATACGACTGGAGCTGAAATATTTCGGGCCTtttttttcaggatttattTTAGCTACGGTTCCGTCCTTCACGCAATCGAGGTACTGTGGCGTGTTGTTTTGTAAACCCGTGTTAAAATGAACTGGAAGTTTGGTGAAGCTACTCTTCTAGTTTCACCCGGCTTCCTAAGACCTCTTCTTAAAATCAGTCAAAGTGCATCATTTTATTGCACAGTGATCCGTACTGAGAACTTGATAACCGAGTTAGAGGAGTATCACGATGATAAAACTCACATCTCATCCTATGaaactctctcttctctcttcttatAAGTATTCTGTTATATCGACAAAAAATAGTAATACCCATAAAATCCTTTATTAAACCTACACTAAAACTGACCTATCAGCAGCAGACAGTGCACACGTACGCCACACGCTAGCAACAGCAAGCAGCACAGGCCTGCCAACtaaagaaaaggggaaaaaatcaGAGGGACGCGAAAACTGAACAAGCATGTTTGTTTGTAGTGAGCTTATTTATTGGCCTCGCATTCAGTAGACCCGGAAAAGCAATGCGGCCTGGGCTGGTATGCAGCACTGTTTCGATTCTCTCTAAAGGCTAAGTTTTGTGCATCTAAAATAAAAGACaacgtatcaggtgcaaaccaacattTTCGTGCAACCGTGCAAACTTCTAATCTAGACCACAGGATCAACATCCGAGTCTAAGTTTTGTTCTTGTTGTGAAATTGTTTCGGGCATCCTTCTCCATCTGTTTGTCCTTCAATTACCGAATTGTCAAAGAAAATGTCCTTCAATTACCGTAAGCATCCGCCTGGATGTCCCTATAATAAATGATACATACAAAGCTAAAAATAATATGGCCCTGGAATATTTAAGATCATTTGCTGCCTCCAGATTGGTTTCACGGCTTGGTCAAAGCTGATCGTATAAGAAACGCTTTTCTCGAGCATATTTTCTTTTTGGCAAATACTAGAACATAATACCAGAAACCAGTAGACCGTACTAATTGAGTACGGGATATTTCATCCATTCCAAATCAAAACAATGATCTGGGAGGAATGGCGGATCTTTTTTTAGCACACCCAACTGTCGCCGCTGATCAAAGAGAATAAGAACATGCTCAAGATTACGCAAGATGGCTTGTCGCCTCACCTGGTATAGTTTTTCCTGTCTTGTTCAAAGAGGAGTCCTAGTTCCTTATGTAATTTGTAGCACTTCAGTTCATCTTCAATAAAAGGAAAATTAATTGAAAGAGCAGTGCTCCTGCTGATCTTATTTTGTTCCAATTCTCCATGCCATCTGATCCCATATTTCTCAACTTAAGGTCATCACAGACTGCAACCGTTAAGTACAGCGTACTTTCTACTTAGTATTAGGTTAGAGAACAAAGCTGAGTTTTCAGACGGATCACTAAAATGGCTCGGTAGCACACAAGAGGCATGTCAGTGTCACGCAGAGGCAGTATATGATAATGGAACATGGAAGTGTATCTTTACGTAAAACGTTAATAGATCAACACCACCAAGTTTTCAGATGGATCACCGAACATTAAGAGCTGAATAGTGAATATTTGTCctacaaaattttgaaaagctCCATGTGCCCTAGAAGAGGTGATTCGGTGGCGTGAGCTAATATAAGGCAAGTTATAAAATCACACTGAAGTCACAATGCAACAATAAACATTGTTGGAGACTAGGAGTGTATATCAATTGGTACTTGCAGGGCGGAATAAATTTTGTGGAAATTCCACTGCTTTGGAGTGAACAAAACATAAAATATTCA
This window of the Panicum virgatum strain AP13 chromosome 1K, P.virgatum_v5, whole genome shotgun sequence genome carries:
- the LOC120710206 gene encoding uncharacterized protein At1g65710-like, which gives rise to MGLCCSKKKPPATPAGGAKKPANIADDKAKKTVHQPKRAAKPAAKPAGEPDAAGKTAVLVVRTKDAAAGGEERKKRPGSQEPAAGEKPLPVVVVPSAPVRTSSCTKEEVDAILIQCGRLSRSSSGAGRAASSDAAAGHRRRRSGSKRSYDFDQDARSGGGADEDWERQGAAAAVLRPSPHRGSPQRKRSGSRERSGGGGGSGSRRASRSPGRRTDGAAASAVTADSSGGGERARQQPGKMVSVPAREKGRAPSPAAASGKRCASPRSSSPARIVPANENAGCGPAAGPTPALSRSSSRKAEQSPYRRNPMAELDENSLRNNSSHSAKSQKKSIENTVAATPKKKAMERGKESTVAASCRSVMEKPEIAEDGATIAAATETRAPSSKTSATRTASLVAADSLSQRPVVGQPSSSRSRRASRDFDNQNSGSYTSQLLEDIQSYHQQSTSVAAVPTTPSFSLPACVAKACSIVEAVADLNSSSSENRTYDYEPGLSADDKGSANAPLGSAARKPVQPVRDFRAEAEPQESAGSNSVSGHPWTPSWEPTSAESTDRTWSTGDEVVEQSGSHGGRGSPLNRPRQSKQRPSQPETSGRGSRAGSGNGGSTLHRGRSAHRGGGGGGGSNVASGRSGVRVVSAAS